Part of the Parambassis ranga chromosome 16, fParRan2.1, whole genome shotgun sequence genome, GCTGTTCCCCATTAGAGAGCTTATAATGGGTGATGAGGGCAGACCTGGAAAGAAGCTGAAAAAGACAGTTAAAGTCAAGAAGGCAGAGCGACCACCTGCTAATCCAGTAGTAGATGTAGGTATTTCCATAAATTgcgtttttaaaaaaactattaGTTGAATCAGGagaggtgcatttttttttgtggttgctTCATTCCAGCCCACCATCAAGTTTGATCGGCAGCCTGATTACCTGGACAGCACAGGAGGAACTCTGCATCCCTACCAACTGGAAGGGCTGAACTGGCTGAGGTTTTCTTGGGCTCAAGCCACCGACACTATACTGGCTGATGAGATGGGTTTAGGCAAAACGGTTCAGACAGCTGTCTTCCTCTACTCACTGTACAAGGAGGTAAGAAACCACTTCGACACGCACACAGTTTAAGCAGGGTAGGAATCAGGCCTGTTTCAAGTAACTCTGTCTATTAAACAGGGTCAAGAGATGAACTCTAAAAACGCAGCAAGATCAATACAGTTGTATCAGTGTTTACATACTGATTTATTTCACAGTAAATCTGTGAAATCTTTGCTAATGTTCGTTTTAACGTTCACCAACACAGGGTCACTCCAAAGGTCCTTTCCTGGTCAGtgctcctctgtccaccatCATTAACTGGGAGAGAGAGTTTGAAATGTGGGCCCCCGACATGTATGTGGTCACCTATGTGGGGGACAAAGACAGCAGGGCGGTTATCAGAGAGAATGAGTTCTCCTTTGAGGGAAATGCcatcagaggaggaaaaaaggcaTCCAAGATGAAGGTAAGGAGTAGACTGAATCGAGGGGGATCTATACAGGTTCTATAAAGGTTTAACTATCAGTTTTAATTGGTATGCTGTTTTTCCACTTCTTTTTCTGTTCAACTGCACATTGCAGAAAGACTCACCGGTCAAGTTCCATGTTCTGCTTACCTCCTATGAGTTGATCACTATTGATCAGGCTGTGCTGGGCTCCATTGAATGGGCCTGTCTGGTTGTTGATGaggcacacagactgaagaatAACCAGTCCAAGGTAAAAACAAAggcttcattttgttttgtttgtgcattAATCTGCATCGTAAACCATCAAATGCTGctgaaaatattatattaattattataatattataattatattatatacattttttGATTTGCTCCTTGCTATTGCCAGTTCTTCCGAGTGTTGAACAACTACCCACTGCaacacaagctgctgctgaccGGCACTCCTCTTCAGAACAATCTGGAGGAGCTTTTCCACTTGCTAAACTTCCTGACACCCGAgagattcaagtcagttgatcCTCTGTACTGTACAAGGCCACAGCAGTTGTGGTTTTATGGTAGATACAGTGATGACGTCTACAGCTGCTGTACGTTTATTTGTATGTTCTTTTGTTCTGTAGCAACTTGGAAGGTTTTCTGGAGGAGTTTGCAGACATTGCAAAAGAGGACCAAATTAAGAAGCTCCATGACATGCTGGGACCACACATGCTCAGAAGGCTGAAAGCTGATGTATTCAAACACATGCCTTCAAAGACTGAGCTCATTGTTCGAGTGGAGCTTAGCCCCATGCAGAAGTAAGTGATAATAGGCTGGTCTAGTAAGAATTTTGCGGACAGTTTGTCTgatctttgctgtttttttctgatgccatttgtatttgtttttttgtaaccCAGGAAATACTACAAGTTCATTCTAACACGCAACTTTGAGGCCCTGAACACTCGCGGAGGTGGAAACCAAGTCTCTTTGCTCAATGTTGTGATGGACCTCAAAAAGTGCTGCAATCACCCTTACCTCTTTCCAGCAGCTGCCAATGTAAGGTTTTaatgcagctgtttgttttattgctgaATTATGTCTCACTGAATCTTTAAGAGTTATTCAGATTTCTTATCTAATTTCAGGAGGCACCAAAACTTCCAAATGGCATGTATGAAGGCACTGCCCTGACAAAGTCTTCAGGGAAGCTGATGCTGCTCCTGAAGATGATGAGAAAGCTGAAGGAGGGGGGGCACAGGGTTTTGGTTTTCTCTCAGATGACCAAAATGCTCGATCTGCTGGAGGACTTTTTGGAGAATGAGGGATACAAATATGAAAGAATTGATGGAGGAGTCACTGGCAACTTAAGACAGGAGGCCATTGATCGCTTTAATGGTAAGAAGATGAATGCATCAACGTCCTGATTTGCTTCGTAGGACAGCTATCTGtttctttaattaaaattcTGCTCTTCATCCAACAGCTCCTGGTGCTCAGCAGTTTgctttcctcctctccaccagagCTGGTGGGTTGGGCATTAATCTCGCCTCTGCTGACACTGTCATTATCTATGACTCTGACTGGAATCCCCACAATGACATCCAGGTATGCAAACCACAGGTTTAAGCTCACATCTATGTcagcatgtttgttttataGGGGACAGGTAATTATGTGTTTTGTATGGGTTTTGTAGGCGTTCAGCAGAGCTCATCGTATTGGCCAGAACAGGAAAGTGATGATTTATCGCTTTGTTACCAAAGCATCTGTGGAGGAGAGGATCACACAGGTCAGTGAAAAAGAACACTATTTAATAAAATGCATCTGTGTTCACCTTCTCACTGCTTGCTTTCCTTCCACCTACTTTCTTTTGCCAGGTGgcaaagaagaagatgatgctCACTCACCTGGTGGTGCGACCCGGCCTCGGCTCTAAGACAGGCTCCATGTCAAAGCAGGAGCTTGATGACATCCTCAAGTTTGGAACCGAAGAACTGTTCAAGGATGAAGTTGGGGAGGGTCAGTTAAATTTTTTTGCATCCCTTATCCAGACCAGTTTGTCTGGGATGCCAGTTTAATATGACAGATATTTTAGATAAGTCTCTGCTTCTCATCGACTTATTCTGCTTTCAGGGGACAACAAGGAGGATGACAGCAGTGTGATCCACTACGATGATCAAGCAATTGACCGTTTGCTGGACAGGAATCAGGATGCCACAGACGACACTGAGCTCCAGAGCATGAATGAGTACCTCAGCTCTTTCAAAGTGGCCCAGTATGTGGTCAAAGATGAAGACGATGAGGTACAGAATGAACCTAACTACAACAACATTGTTTTAAGttgcaaaatgtgttttaatgtgttttcttaAGTTAAATCTCTTATCAtttaggaggaggaggtggaacgTGAGGTGATCAAGCAGGAGGAAAGTGTTGATCCTGACTACTGGGAGAAGCTGCTTCGTCATCActatgagcagcagcaggaagatcTTGCCCGCAATTTAGGCAAAGGCAAAAGAACTCGAAAGCCAGTCAACTACAATGATGGCTCCCAGGAGGACCGAGGTATTACACAGGGTACAGAACAATATATAATGCAAccttttcttgtgtgtgtgtgctgtgcagtgCTGTTTGTTTGGTGTTGGTGTAACATGACAGGAGATACGTATCTCATTAAAGTGTATTTTAGTTTTGGGGCTTGTAATTCCGTAAAGAACTGTGTTAGTTGTGTGttactatatatacacattatttttttctcccaaTCAAGCCTGCTTAAAATCATTTATTGGAACCTTGGGTCTTGTTACTACTGTAAGTTAGGATCTGTGTCCACGTGGTGTTTTTAGGTCTAATGGGCTAAAGCCCAGTTTTTAATCTTAGCACTGGGTTTTGGAGTGATCCTAAATTGTACACATAACACTCACCAGCCACAATCCAATCAGGCCAATTTGCTtctacaaacacactttttttgttgaACAGCAACAGTGCCTGTAGGAAAATTTTAGACATTTTCAACTACGTGGACTCAAACCAACTGCAAGAAAAGCTGAGCACTCTTTCGCTCTCCTTTTTGAAACCAGTTGAAAATAGACTAATGAAATGTGCCCTCTAGTATTTATGCTGTGTTTGTATTCAGTGGTGGGGTTCAAAATGTTATTTGACCTTATACCTATTTGTATTTTGCAGTCAAAAAGAATTTTTCTACTGTTTATTGAGATAGAAAGTCAATCGGACAAATTAGCCCCTCTGTGGAAACATGGTTTTGATGCAGCAGCTCCCCCTTCTGGTTAAAATCCCAATTCATTTATATTTGTGTCAGACTGACTAGTTAGTGAAGACTTTTCTCTTTGCTTTGCCTGTGCTCTGTTTAGACTGGCAGGAGGATCAGTCAGATAACCAGTCGGATTACTCAGTGGCCTCGGAGGAGGGTGATGAGGACTTTGATGAACGGACTGAGGGTAAGGCTCAATGTTTTTGATACTGCTGTTCAGAGAGGGAATGTGTTGGTTTGGTTTACATTTACAATGCTAAGACACAGACATTTGCTCAGTTGTCCAGTTTTCCAACCCCTTTCAGACATGGGATGCAGAATATCTCTGGCTTCATCAGTCAGGTAGAGTGATGTCAGTGATTCATGGTACTCACAGCTTCATTGAGACATACCCACGACAGTGACAGAGACAGCCGTGTGGGATTTGCCAGTTGTGAGAGATTGGATTGGCCACCATCTGCACCATCCATTCCTACCTTTAGTCAGACTTGAAGCTGACACCTTCTGATGCTGTCCGGTTAATGTTAAGGACTACGTGTCTGAAAGGGGCTCTaaagatttgatttgattggaAGATTTTATCTCAGCAACATAGCATTGATGTGGGTGTTCCTGATTAGACTGGTAACAGATAATAAGGTGTGTGTCATTCACTAACAACCTTCCAACCACCCCTGCAGATATGTATTCAGATTCAGATGACAGCTATGATATCCTCCtcgacaacatcaacaacagctCACGAAACAACTACTGCTTTGAGCGTAGAGAGgcaagaaaagacagaaagaaaaataataaagacagacggaaaaagggaaagaaaattGACCTCAACAGTTTCTCAGCCAGCTGAAATGCCTGCATGCACTTTAAAGACACTGTTTAAGTTGACATTACCTGTTTACCTGTTTGTTTAAAAAGCACTTTGTTCAAACTGTTCATTTGTATTTAGTCGGTTTCTGTCAATTGATGATGACGTTGCACTTGATCTATTTGTCAATTTAACAGTGGAATGAGATGtattttttactgtttgtatttttagttcTTTTAATTAGAGCTCTATTTCAATTGTATTACCTGAGAAACACCAGCATACTGCTTTCAGTTGTAAATGTTCTGAaagtattaaaatatatttaatgtaaaaGTGTGGAGGGATTGTGAGGAGAGGCAGCTTCAGCAGGATCAGAGTAAGTGCAATATCTTCACAGAGGCATTTAAAACAACGATTACGACACATGGTCACACATCAGAATTCAGTTATATTTGAACTGTTTAATGTGATTTTGACTGTATGTTGCTCATTATTAATCCTGAATTTTAAGTAGACTGACTTTTCCTTTTGGTTCTTATAGCCAATGCCCGCAGACCAAACCGCAAAGGGCTGAGGAACGACAGGGATAAACCTTTGCCTCCTCTGTTGGCCAGAGTTGGTGGAAACATCGAGGCAAGTTGTTCCTTCTGAACtttgttctcttttctttcttctgaaaACTCAGGAAAATCCTGTTTGTTAAGGCAGAATTTAATTTGTATGTACATGGCCTCCTACATTTTAGGTGTTGGGCTTCAATGCACGGCAGAGGAAGGCTTTCTTGAATGCAGTGATGCGTTATGGGATGCCTCCCCAGGATGCTTTCACCAATCAGTGGCTAGTCAGAGACCTGCGAGGAAAGTCTGAGAAAGAGTTCAAGTGagtctgatgtttttttacttACCAGTGCTCTGTATTGAACCTCATCACTTATtgattttttaatcaaaatcaTCAAGTTGTTGCTAAGCTTATAATGTTTTCTGCTTATTCTTTGATTAGGGAAGTTCATTTCCTAGGCCTTTCACTGCTTTAAATATTTAGGCGAGTTCTTGTACAGCTGCCACATTTAAACAGTCCTAAGGCAATTTCACCTTCctcacatgtttgcagggcctatGTGTCTCTATTCATGCGTCACCTTTGTGAGCCGGGGGCAGATGGTGCTGAGACTTTTGCAGATGGCGTCCCACGCGAGGGTCTGTCAAGGCAACACGTGCTCACTCGCATTGGTGTGATGTCACTTATTAGGAAAAAGGTATAGTTTCATAATTCCACAATAAACAGAACAGTTACATTTGATGGCTGATTGATAGATGAGCTGATCTAACATGTTGATGAACAGGTGCAGGAGTTTGAACATGTGAATGGTCAGTGGTCAATGCCCTGGatggcagagctggaggagaatAAAAGAGCTGCGGCTTTGGCTGCTGGTGAAGACCCAAAGACTCCTTCCACTGGgactcctgcagacacacaacccAACACTCCTGtcccaggtacacacacacacacacacacactgacctcacaCATAGTGCTGATATATAAaaacgttgtgtgtgtgtgtgttttctctttgcACAGAGGATTTGTCTAAATCAGAGGATAAGGAAGACTtaaagaaggagggagaggacggCAAAGCAGCTAAGAAGGCAGAGGACCCAGAGGTACATTTTGCTTCTATTTctgtattatattattattttctggGCAGTCATTCTCAGTCATTTGCAGATTTTTACTAATACAAAACTCTCCTTCCTCACCTAGATTATAGAAATCCCAGATGAGTCTGAAAAATCTCCTGTAggtgaaaagaaagaagaagtagATCCTGCTGCAGAGaatgaggagaaagagaagaagacagaaggAGCTGAAGGGAAAGAGAAGGAGGGCGATGACAtgagcaaagagaaagaagagaaggagaagtcTTCAGTGGTAGCAGACAAAAATGCTTCTGCTGATGTTAAGGGGGAGGGTTCCGAGGGCAAGATGGAGTCAGAGGTGGACAAGACTAAAGGTGAGGCACATGATCACTGTAAGGTGTGTTTTAAACATGCGAAAACATGTTTCCACTCAATCTGCACTTTTCTGGTGCTTCTCTTGTTTCAGCTGAGAATGGTAAAGACGAAAAGATGGACTTAAGTTCACCTACTGAAGAGAAGAAAGGTAACTTTCTCACGTGTTAAAATATATTAGTAATGATGAATTTTTGTCATTTAGAATTGCGTGCaactcattattttttttctcagagcaaaaagaagagaaggaTGTGAAGACAGAGCCTGGCAAGCTGCAGAATGGAGAGAACACCAAAGAAGGAGGAACAGCTGCGCTGGTCAACGTCAgcgaggagaagaagaaagccaCCAAGCAGAGGTTCATGTTCAACATTGCTGATGGAGGATTCACAGGTgggcacacagagagacacactccTGGTCATCtccttttttgtttcctttgtgaCCCTTTGTGCCTCCTTTCCAGAGCTTCACTCTCTGTGGCAGAATGAAGAGAGGGCAGCCACTGTCACCAAGAAGACATTTGAGATTTGGCATCGTCGCCATGACTACTGGCTGTTGGCTGGCATTATACAGTATCCTTTCAACAGGCGTTTTCCTGAACACAGAATAAGTGAGGGAAAACAGGTCTGGAGTTCATTACACCTTGCTCTCCTTGCTTATATGATAATGAGCAACCTCAGGCATGTTGTTACCCTTGACTTTGGCGTCTCTCAGACATGGCTACGCTCGATGGCAAGATGTGCAGAACGATGTGAGGTTTGCCATCCTCAATGAGCCTTTCAAAGGGGAGATGAGCAGAGGAAACTTCCTggagattaaaaacaaatttctAGCCCGCAGGTTCAAGGTGAACTGAGTTATCAAATGATTCCTGTGTTTGTtcgtatgtttgtgtttgttacaAAGCTTACTGGGTAAATGTCTCTGGTATAGTTGCTGGAGCAGGCGTTGGTGATAGAGGAGCAGTTGCGGAGGGCAGCCTACCTGAACATGACTGAGGACCCAGCTCACCCTTCTATGGCCCTCAATACTCGTTTCAGTGAGGTGGAGTGTCTTGCTGAATCCCACCAGCACCTCAGCAAGGAGTCCATGTCTGGAAACAAGCCTGCCAATGCAGTGCTGCACAAAGGTGAAACATGCaagtatatagtatatatatatatatatatagaaagagAGATGTTTGTAGACTCATCTCAGTCTTATGATTGAAAGACAGGGACTGTTTAGTATTTGCACTGCTCATTGTTTTTCACTTATTCTTTCAGTCATGACAAGTGTCTCACTTGTTGTTTTTGCTTCAATAAAAAGGAAACTAGTTACTGCAGCCACACAGGCTGAGAAGAATGTAGCTTCTGCTGTCTTCACTGTAGAACTGCAGCAATCTGATTAGCCGTAAAACTTAAAACATGTCATGTAAGGTATTTCTAATTGTGCTTTACTtatatatacaaatatgtaTTTAGCTTCAGTATATTCTAATGATGGCCATTAATGAAATGTGTGTACTTTTGGCCTGCATTCTTGCACATTTGCATTTAACCAGGTCTACACAACCTGTTGATATTTGGATTTCTGTTCTAGTCTCAATATGAAAATATTGTGGTTGTGGGAGAGGAGTTATGGCGCCTGTTATAGTATCATTAGCATAGACAAGGGATCCGATATGTATATAGAAATATTGACATTTCCAGACCAGTAATGTCACCAGCAGCAAACACCAGACACAACAGTGCAGTTAAAAACAGAGCCTTTACTGGGTTGAACAAGCaaagttttttttcatcacttcaGGAAATGAGCATAGTATGTAATATACAGGTTATGATATAGGTATCAGTATCAGTACCAGTATATAGTGTCATTTCCGAAACACTCATTCACCTTATCTTAGAGGTGGTCATTACTCTGTTTGTTTCCAGTTCTCAAACAACTcgaggagctgctcagtgacaTGAAGGCCGACGTCACTCGTCTCCCGGCAACCATCGCCAGGATACCTCCTGTGGCCGTGCGGCTGCAAATGTCTGAAAGGAACATCCTCAGCCGATTGGCAAGCCGGGGCCCCGACATCAACACCCAGAACCAGTCACAGACCTCACAGCAGATGCAGGTGCCGCGCTGACAGATCACCTGGCACATTTCACACTTGCTGTCCAAGGCCAGTCGCTCTCACCTCACCGCCATGTAGCAGACGTCCTTCCCCTACAGCCACCGTGTACAGCACTGTCAGGTTAGTTCCCCTCACTCCACACCAACATCCCGTCTCTGGGCTCGGAGAGCCTCAGCTGTGCTGTTGGACCTTGTTTGGAAAAGACTGGAACTGTAAATGTAGGATGGGAGTGAATGGACGATCGTCTCCTCTTTCTGAGGCAGACCAGATACaagtctctgtctcctctgctggGAATCACATTCAGCTCCCCTGTACCTAACACTGAACTGCGGGCAGCTCTTTTGACCTGTCCTTACAGCAgggtaaaatgtgtgtgtgtgtgtgtaactataTGTTCATGAAGCAGAAGACGATATCCTGAGGGAAAAGCAGCATGTTTGGGGTATACCGGTGCTTTGTAGTAACTTTTGgattattaaaaatattcaaGGGATTTATCATGCTCATTTTCACCTTTAGAAAAACGTGAAATTATTTTTTCTAGAAGCCATTTAACTCtgatgtctttgtctgtgtgtgtgagtgtgttttcagtATGTACTATGTATGTATCAAACAGGGCATATTGATGTGCATCTCTACTGCTGAATGCCCCAACACTGAGAGACTGTTACTGTCACTTTTGTATCAGTCAGTCAGGTCTGTTACCTCTTCTTGTGTCTTCACTCTTCTTTCCCAACTCCCACCTGCACCACCAGGTGACCCAATCTGGGATCAGCTCTTTAAACTCACATCCCAAACAGCACCTCCGACATTCCTAACAATACCACAGATTTGCTTGCTGGGACGTCTCCTGAAATCCAAACATGCAACATCTCCACATCTTTTAGTTACATGATTTTGAGAATGATGGCAATCTTAAGTTAATTTAATTTCTCACTGTctattgttgtgttgttttacattATTGAAAAATAGTATGGTCcccacattgttgtttttattgttgctgtttttatgGACTACAATAAAACAGTTTCTCAAGATTTCTGTCAACATTTTCAGAGCAACTATTTAATCCTCAAAGCCCACCTGTGGGTATGTTGATGAAGAATCCAGGTTCTGTCTGTCTCAGAGACCTGTCACCTAAATTACACTGTGATCATAGGTGGAACTTAAAAACAGGCAGTTGTTGGACTTCGACTCTTCTAGTTgtacttgaatgcatcatatgtAACCTACTGTTCTGTTTGAAAATGTATTCAAATCAAAGCCACAATTGTGATGTTTCATCACCACCAAAATAGTCTACATACAGTATTTCCACTACTTACGTATCACCAGGTCGAAGGTTTTTATATCTAAAAACTTCTGAGTCAAATGCCCTTACCATCAGCTGTTGTGCTTTATCAGTTAACATTTGTATGCTAATGTCTAAAGTCTCTCTAAAGATAttgacttctgtttttcttgtggAGAGTGAACTAAAATCTACCATAGTAGGTGAATTGAATGCCAAAAGATCCCATGCTAATACAAAATTCTTTTGAACTGTATGTGTATGCCAATGGCAGTTTAGGGCGGTACAACTATTCACAACAAGCAACGGCTGAGCCTAAACAGCATGACTTACTTTGCATGCGAGCCTCGAAAGATGAGGTGGAATTTACATGAAAGCTGATTTGCAGCAGAGTTGGAAAAGCGGTAGCTTGTGGAAGAGCAAGGGAAGAAGCGGACATGAACAGGCACATTTTCTCCCATAGATAGTGGGGTAATTAAGAAAATTAGAGTAAATTACAGGGTGGGAGGACTGGCTTTGTTGGTAATGAAGCCTGATATCTTATCATGAAAGAGATTTGAAAGCTAAATGTGAGCCAAGCTGAGTGGAAGTGAACGCACCAAGTTACAGCAAGGAGAGCTTACCTGTACTCTGTCTGTCAGTTTGATCGTGATTGGAGGTGGATAAACTCTCAGGCAGCGACACGCAGGAGGCTGGAGTTAACCTATCACTTCCTGGTCCAGATAAGTCCAGACTGCCAGGAGACGGGTGTCCTCACAATGTCTTTCAGGTCAGTTCTTGACATATTTTGAGTTTGAATTTTTTCTTGCTCTTCTACTCTATTTTTAGAAAGGTGCAGGTGCAACTTCTGTCTCTTTCCAATGTTTGTTTTCCAGTGCtactttgtgtttgcttttgatgtgtttccttttttctgtcCATTATTTCTACCAcaggaaaatattttttctggCTAAACAATCAAAAACAATATCTGTAAATTTAACAGTAGCATGACAGAATTGTCTGAGAAATTACTAATATGGTTGCAGATTCATGTATAGATGCAAAGATCTTATCATCTGTCCTTATAACAAAACGTATTTGTGTATATAGTTTaatgttttgtattgtttttcaaACGTATTAATTGGtaacatattttttaatgtaatagCTATGCTGGTATTGACAGCTAAAGTGCGTCATTACTCTCAGTGCCCCAAGGGGGAGACAGACATTCCACTCTGTAGCTTTAAATCACCTGAAAATTCAGCAAGTCTTCCTCATTCAACTCCAGTGTCGGTGGCACAGAAATGTCTCTGGTAATAGACGAATTAATGTGTCACTTTATTTAGTTTCAAATACCTGAAatggagaaagaaaaataatagtTTGGAGGCTTGCCAAACGAGCAGCAACACAGTCAGTCGCTTCTTTTAAGCTGAAATAATTTGATGTATTGCAACACACCACATTGCAACACGTTTGGAGGATTACCAACCAAATCTGGGAAATAACATTTTTGTTGTCACTTGTGAGTTCTGAGTatgaaaaaacatgttattttggTGTCTGTCCCCTAGCCTGAGAGGCGAAGCTTCGCACTGCtttgaggaggaagagaagtcAAACCAGGCAGAGTAATGCAAAGTGAAATAGAGCTGGCGTTAACCACGACCAACAGCACCTGCAGGGCTGTGTAGGTTTTGGGGTGGTGCTGCACTGTGCTATATATCGTATACTGTCAGCTTTACTCTTAGTTGACATATTTTACATGAACTAGGATACATCCTGCTAAAACCTCTTGTAAGGCAAATATGACTTGCAAGTGAAAAACAGATCACTGTATTTCTTTCTGAGGCGGTGATATGGTTATGTTTTATGACATATGCAGTGTTGCCTGACCGTTGTTATGGTGCAGAGGTGTGTGAATTCATGTTGCACTAAATGAGGAAACTAAAAAGCCTCCTCTGTGAATGCCTGTTACATGTCAGTGTTATAAGCTTGAAGGTGCTCCCTCTGTAGTCCGATAATGAGTTCACAGTTGGTTTACCagctgaatgcacacacacgtatatgtgtgtgtgtgtgtgtgtgtgtgcagagggggAAGGTTTAGGAGTGAATGAGGAAGTGTTCTTTGACTCTGACCTTTGTGAGttacatgcacgcacacacctgGAAGTAAAGAACAAACAGGCAACTGTCGTAGCAGACAGGTGGGCAGGGAGAGGGGGAAGCTTTGCTGAGGGTGCTTGTTCACATGAAGCATGAGAAGAGTGTGGATGTTTGATCTGTGTGAGTAGGGGGAGTTATTGGTCCGCTGCTCTGATGAATGGAACCATCTCTTAGAGCAATAGAGGATATTATTCAAGGATGTAGACCATCTCTGCTCTGAAGTATGATTAGCTTTtgttgtcattaaaaaaaaatcctctctaTCAGCTTGAGGAATTCCGGCCTGTCAGCTATTTTGGTTCTTCTGCTGCTTTCACTATTTTGTGAAAGGAGACGtaaaaaggaaggaaggggagagtgagagagaacgacag contains:
- the chd4b gene encoding chromodomain-helicase-DNA-binding protein 4 isoform X4 — protein: MSCSEDEREDFGAADEHSLMHDEDEPEDAVSDVEEVPKSKKKKKAKKSSRESRSSKRQRTIREELPVSSPEHLIGVEAAERDADEGGMRSDSEGSDYAPGRKKKKRSSSAKDKKKGGAAGEKGGSSSLKSKRKDPEPEEDDDEDDDDCQPKSSAQLLEAWGMKDIDHVFTQEDYSSLTNYKAFSQFVRPLIGAKNPKIAVSKMMTLMMAKWREFSTNNPLKGCATANAALAAANVAAAVENMVVAGTDGGAETAPNATSASASTPAVTSTPSAPPAAPAPPLRKAKTKEGKGPNARKKSKSASKPPPKPKPKKVAPLKIKLGGLNSKRKRSSSDEDEPDVDSDFDDGNFSVSDGSNRSSRSKKKPKSAKKKKKVETEDGDGYETDHQDYCEVCQQGGEIILCDTCPRAYHMVCLDPDMEKAPEGKWSCPHCEKEGIQWEARDDLSEAEGEDDDDRRDEGMEEEDDHHIEFCRVCKDGGELLCCDTCPSSYHIHCLNPPLPEIPNGEWICPRCKCPPMKGKVQKVLTWRWGEPPAPTPVPRPVDLPADAPDPPPMAGRREREFFVKWCNMSYWHCSWVQELQLELNCQVMFRNYQRKTDMDEPPPVDFGGEGDDDKSTKRKNKDPLFVHMEEEFSRFGVKMEWLMIHRILNHSVDKKNNVHYLIKWRDLPYDQSTWESEDMDIPEYDTYKQTYWNHRELIMGDEGRPGKKLKKTVKVKKAERPPANPVVDPTIKFDRQPDYLDSTGGTLHPYQLEGLNWLRFSWAQATDTILADEMGLGKTVQTAVFLYSLYKEGHSKGPFLVSAPLSTIINWEREFEMWAPDMYVVTYVGDKDSRAVIRENEFSFEGNAIRGGKKASKMKKDSPVKFHVLLTSYELITIDQAVLGSIEWACLVVDEAHRLKNNQSKFFRVLNNYPLQHKLLLTGTPLQNNLEELFHLLNFLTPERFNNLEGFLEEFADIAKEDQIKKLHDMLGPHMLRRLKADVFKHMPSKTELIVRVELSPMQKKYYKFILTRNFEALNTRGGGNQVSLLNVVMDLKKCCNHPYLFPAAANEAPKLPNGMYEGTALTKSSGKLMLLLKMMRKLKEGGHRVLVFSQMTKMLDLLEDFLENEGYKYERIDGGVTGNLRQEAIDRFNAPGAQQFAFLLSTRAGGLGINLASADTVIIYDSDWNPHNDIQAFSRAHRIGQNRKVMIYRFVTKASVEERITQVAKKKMMLTHLVVRPGLGSKTGSMSKQELDDILKFGTEELFKDEVGEGDNKEDDSSVIHYDDQAIDRLLDRNQDATDDTELQSMNEYLSSFKVAQYVVKDEDDEEEEVEREVIKQEESVDPDYWEKLLRHHYEQQQEDLARNLGKGKRTRKPVNYNDGSQEDRDWQEDQSDNQSDYSVASEEGDEDFDERTEANARRPNRKGLRNDRDKPLPPLLARVGGNIEVLGFNARQRKAFLNAVMRYGMPPQDAFTNQWLVRDLRGKSEKEFKAYVSLFMRHLCEPGADGAETFADGVPREGLSRQHVLTRIGVMSLIRKKVQEFEHVNGQWSMPWMAELEENKRAAALAAGEDPKTPSTGTPADTQPNTPVPEDLSKSEDKEDLKKEGEDGKAAKKAEDPEIIEIPDESEKSPVGEKKEEVDPAAENEEKEKKTEGAEGKEKEGDDMSKEKEEKEKSSVVADKNASADVKGEGSEGKMESEVDKTKAENGKDEKMDLSSPTEEKKEQKEEKDVKTEPGKLQNGENTKEGGTAALVNVSEEKKKATKQRFMFNIADGGFTELHSLWQNEERAATVTKKTFEIWHRRHDYWLLAGIIQHGYARWQDVQNDVRFAILNEPFKGEMSRGNFLEIKNKFLARRFKLLEQALVIEEQLRRAAYLNMTEDPAHPSMALNTRFSEVECLAESHQHLSKESMSGNKPANAVLHKVLKQLEELLSDMKADVTRLPATIARIPPVAVRLQMSERNILSRLASRGPDINTQNQSQTSQQMQVPR